In Belonocnema kinseyi isolate 2016_QV_RU_SX_M_011 chromosome 4, B_treatae_v1, whole genome shotgun sequence, a single window of DNA contains:
- the LOC117171882 gene encoding transmembrane protein 170B isoform X2, which yields MEVLKTFLEMWYQIFLWALFSSIFVHTIAGAICFATLRKHKYGKFFPLLIIIMGFLLPLTSGVLSSAAVACVYKASSYQMSPLYALVWGIGQTVVAACVGFTRILATL from the exons ATGGAAGTCCTCAAAACGTTTCTTG AGATGTGgtaccaaatatttttatgggCCCTCTTCTCTTCCATTTTTGTTCACACAATCGCGGGAGCGATCTGCTTTGCCACCTTGCGAAAACACAAATATGGAAA gTTCTTCCCGCTGCTAATTATAATAATGGGCTTTCTACTACCGCTAACATCAGGAGTTCTTAGTTCAGCAGCAGTTGCTTGTGTGTACAAAGCATCAAGCTACCAAATGTCACCTTTATATGCCTTAGTCTGGGGTATCGGACAGACCGTCGTGGCTGCTTGTGTTGGATTTACAAGAATTCTAGCAACCTTATAA
- the LOC117171882 gene encoding transmembrane protein 170B isoform X1, whose product MPDVLLQNTALHSQSGTKSANNVGSVFYTPLTSFAEMWYQIFLWALFSSIFVHTIAGAICFATLRKHKYGKFFPLLIIIMGFLLPLTSGVLSSAAVACVYKASSYQMSPLYALVWGIGQTVVAACVGFTRILATL is encoded by the exons ATGCCCGATGTACTTTTACAAAATACTGCACTTCATTCCCAGTCTGGCACCAAATCTGCGAATAATGTTGGTAGTGTCTTTTACACACCATTGACTTCATTCGCTg AGATGTGgtaccaaatatttttatgggCCCTCTTCTCTTCCATTTTTGTTCACACAATCGCGGGAGCGATCTGCTTTGCCACCTTGCGAAAACACAAATATGGAAA gTTCTTCCCGCTGCTAATTATAATAATGGGCTTTCTACTACCGCTAACATCAGGAGTTCTTAGTTCAGCAGCAGTTGCTTGTGTGTACAAAGCATCAAGCTACCAAATGTCACCTTTATATGCCTTAGTCTGGGGTATCGGACAGACCGTCGTGGCTGCTTGTGTTGGATTTACAAGAATTCTAGCAACCTTATAA